The following are encoded together in the Bacillus sp. V2I10 genome:
- a CDS encoding KDGP aldolase family protein, producing the protein MSTITKRFYKDRVALNVLASSIENAKEVFEAAEGHVLVGVLSKDYPTAEEAVEAMKEYGKAIEEAVSIGLGAGDNRQAAVVAEIAKHYPGSHINQVFPSVGATRANLGEKDSWINSLVSPTGRPGYVNISTGPVSAAQDEHAIVPVKTAIALVRDMGGNALKYFPMQGLSREDEFRAVAEACGEEGFALEPTGGIDKENFEAILRIALEANVPQVIPHVYSSIIDKETGKTNVSDVRELLETMKNLADQNG; encoded by the coding sequence ATGTCAACTATAACAAAACGGTTTTACAAAGATCGTGTTGCATTAAATGTTCTGGCCAGCAGCATAGAAAATGCAAAAGAAGTATTTGAAGCGGCAGAAGGGCATGTTTTAGTCGGTGTTCTTTCAAAAGATTATCCAACAGCTGAAGAAGCGGTTGAGGCGATGAAAGAATACGGAAAAGCAATTGAGGAGGCCGTATCGATTGGACTGGGTGCAGGTGACAATCGCCAGGCTGCTGTAGTGGCGGAGATTGCGAAACACTACCCTGGCAGTCATATTAACCAAGTTTTCCCTTCTGTAGGAGCAACACGTGCCAACCTTGGGGAGAAAGACAGCTGGATCAACAGCCTGGTATCTCCGACAGGACGCCCAGGTTATGTGAATATCTCAACAGGACCAGTTAGCGCTGCACAGGACGAGCATGCGATTGTGCCGGTAAAAACGGCTATTGCCCTTGTGCGCGATATGGGAGGCAATGCATTGAAATACTTCCCAATGCAAGGATTAAGCCGTGAAGACGAGTTCCGTGCTGTTGCAGAAGCATGCGGCGAAGAAGGATTTGCGCTTGAGCCGACTGGCGGAATCGACAAAGAGAATTTTGAAGCCATCTTGCGCATTGCCCTGGAAGCGAACGTACCGCAAGTTATTCCTCATGTGTATTCATCGATCATTGATAAAGAAACCGGAAAAACAAATGTCAGCGATGTGCGGGAATTACTTGAAACGATGAAGAACTTGGCTGATCAAAATGGCTAA
- a CDS encoding DUF1801 domain-containing protein yields MAYELKTKQTDNSVIEFIEAVDSPKKREDAYQLLDIFTETAGYEAKMWGPSIIGFGSYHYKYASGHEGDAPLVGFSPRKAKISLYFAPGETKREELLKEFGKHTNGKACVYINKVADIDVEVLKKLIQESITFLQKTYPAE; encoded by the coding sequence TTGGCGTACGAATTGAAAACGAAGCAGACTGACAACAGTGTGATTGAATTTATTGAAGCCGTTGATTCACCGAAGAAGCGGGAGGATGCTTACCAGCTGCTTGATATTTTTACAGAAACGGCCGGCTATGAAGCTAAGATGTGGGGGCCAAGCATTATTGGATTCGGTTCTTATCATTATAAATATGCGTCAGGTCATGAAGGGGATGCTCCGCTTGTCGGCTTTTCACCCCGGAAGGCAAAAATCAGTTTATACTTTGCGCCTGGTGAAACGAAGCGGGAAGAGCTTTTAAAGGAGTTTGGAAAGCATACGAACGGGAAGGCATGCGTCTACATAAACAAAGTGGCTGATATTGATGTTGAGGTGCTTAAGAAGCTGATTCAGGAGTCAATTACGTTTTTGCAGAAAACGTATCCGGCTGAATAA
- a CDS encoding response regulator, which translates to MTRVMIVEDDPMVAEFNKRYLEQVGGFILAAVCSTVDQAMEELEKNEVELMLLDIFMPGKNGLDLLSYIREKKKEIDVIVISAASDMERVQKALRLGAVDYLIKPFEYERFNNALSAYQEKAAFIQKQHTLNQKDLDQQLLRKEEKHLPEELPKGLTQETLKIIWNAILQLKTGTFSIEDVVIHVGISRVSVRKYLKFLIDIGVLDVKVSYGTIGRPVYQHELNHFKRHVISQYL; encoded by the coding sequence ATGACCCGGGTAATGATTGTAGAAGATGATCCGATGGTTGCCGAATTCAACAAACGCTATTTGGAGCAGGTAGGCGGTTTTATATTGGCGGCTGTATGTTCAACTGTGGATCAGGCAATGGAGGAATTGGAAAAGAACGAAGTCGAACTCATGCTCCTCGACATTTTTATGCCAGGGAAAAATGGCCTGGATTTATTATCGTATATAAGAGAGAAGAAAAAAGAGATCGATGTTATTGTCATTTCGGCTGCATCCGATATGGAACGAGTCCAAAAAGCATTAAGGCTTGGTGCAGTGGATTATTTAATCAAGCCTTTCGAATATGAGCGATTTAATAATGCGCTGTCTGCCTATCAAGAAAAAGCGGCCTTTATTCAAAAGCAGCATACACTCAATCAAAAAGATTTGGATCAGCAGCTGCTGCGCAAAGAAGAGAAGCATCTTCCAGAGGAACTTCCAAAAGGATTGACACAGGAGACGCTAAAAATCATCTGGAATGCCATTCTCCAATTAAAAACAGGAACCTTTTCCATTGAAGATGTCGTAATCCATGTCGGGATATCCAGGGTTTCTGTCCGAAAGTACCTGAAGTTCTTAATAGACATCGGTGTCCTGGATGTAAAAGTGAGCTATGGAACGATAGGAAGACCGGTATACCAGCATGAATTGAATCATTTTAAAAGGCATGTTATCAGCCAATACTTGTAA
- a CDS encoding amidohydrolase/deacetylase family metallohydrolase, with the protein MRERFVLRNVKLVNEEEMDIVVEDGKIAELTKAGSGCGEEVFDYSGVYVSSGWIDLHVHAFPEFDPYGDEIDEIGVKQGVTTIVDAGSCGADRIADLAASRARAKTNLFAFLNISRIGLKRVDELSKLEWIDTEKAVQAVQEHKDFIVGLKARISKSVVRDSGIDPLRIARALSRETSLPLMVHIGSGPPNIEEVIPLLEKRDVITHYLNGKENNLFDDKNKPLQVFTDAINRGVHLDVGHGTASFSFKAAEAAKANLIGLNTISTDIYRGNRENGPVYSMANVLTKFLYLGYALEEVIAAVTTHAAGWLEKPELGRIKVGDSANLTLFTVQSNPITLIDSEGDERVAEKRIETKGVVANGEFIKC; encoded by the coding sequence ATGAGGGAACGGTTTGTATTGCGTAATGTAAAGCTTGTGAATGAAGAGGAAATGGATATTGTGGTTGAAGACGGTAAAATTGCCGAGCTGACAAAGGCTGGGAGCGGATGTGGAGAGGAAGTATTCGATTACTCAGGTGTCTATGTTTCAAGCGGCTGGATTGATTTACATGTCCATGCCTTTCCTGAATTTGATCCGTACGGCGATGAAATCGATGAAATAGGAGTAAAACAAGGTGTTACCACCATCGTAGATGCGGGAAGCTGCGGGGCGGACCGGATTGCGGATCTTGCTGCGAGCAGGGCACGGGCCAAAACGAATTTGTTTGCTTTTTTAAACATTTCCCGGATTGGTTTAAAACGAGTGGATGAATTATCTAAGTTAGAATGGATCGATACAGAGAAAGCTGTACAGGCGGTACAAGAGCATAAAGATTTCATTGTTGGATTAAAGGCGCGAATTAGTAAAAGTGTCGTTCGTGACAGCGGCATTGATCCTTTGCGTATTGCCCGGGCCCTTTCAAGGGAAACATCTCTGCCCTTAATGGTGCACATCGGCTCCGGACCGCCAAACATTGAAGAGGTCATTCCGCTCTTGGAAAAAAGAGATGTGATTACTCATTATCTCAACGGGAAAGAAAATAACCTTTTTGATGATAAAAATAAACCGCTTCAAGTGTTTACGGATGCGATTAATCGCGGCGTGCATTTGGATGTCGGTCACGGAACGGCAAGTTTTTCATTTAAGGCTGCGGAAGCAGCAAAGGCTAATCTCATAGGTTTAAATACAATCAGCACAGATATCTACCGCGGGAACCGAGAAAACGGTCCCGTCTATAGCATGGCAAATGTTTTAACGAAATTCCTTTATTTAGGATACGCACTTGAAGAGGTGATCGCAGCTGTCACAACCCATGCTGCAGGCTGGCTTGAAAAACCGGAACTTGGACGAATCAAGGTTGGTGACTCTGCGAACTTAACCCTATTTACCGTTCAAAGCAATCCAATTACTCTCATCGATTCCGAAGGGGATGAACGGGTAGCGGAAAAAAGGATTGAAACAAAAGGAGTGGTAGCAAATGGCGAATTCATTAAATGCTAA
- a CDS encoding N-acetyltransferase, producing MKYCIIKEDNPYSKNIVNQKLYEYNSLHFPEDLNGRYEEINLYLKDENGMVRGGILGEICWNWLEIHTLMIDEDLRHSGHGSKLLAEAENLAALKKCDFVKVDTLSFQAVDFYKKHGYEVYGTLDGVGRDFKHHYLKKDL from the coding sequence ATGAAATACTGCATTATAAAAGAAGATAATCCGTACAGCAAAAATATCGTCAATCAGAAGCTCTATGAGTACAATTCCTTGCACTTTCCGGAGGATTTAAACGGCAGATATGAAGAAATCAATTTGTACCTCAAAGATGAAAACGGCATGGTCCGCGGAGGCATTTTAGGAGAAATCTGCTGGAACTGGCTTGAGATCCATACCCTTATGATCGATGAGGACCTGCGCCATTCGGGGCATGGATCAAAGCTTCTGGCAGAAGCGGAGAACCTTGCCGCGCTCAAAAAATGCGACTTTGTTAAAGTAGACACCCTCAGCTTTCAGGCAGTTGATTTTTACAAAAAGCATGGGTACGAGGTATATGGCACTCTTGATGGAGTTGGGAGAGACTTTAAGCATCACTACTTGAAAAAAGACCTGTAA
- the dcuS gene encoding DcuS/MalK family sensor histidine kinase: protein MKKGKWSLQVTITIFVCTVVAFSLLVTNLLISDTVTQSVEDSQAEKAGNVARMMAHSPLVIAALSGRGSKQEVQRFANEIKSSTNVQFVVIMDMEGIRLSHPDSEMVGKKFVGGDERAVLQGKEYVSISEGTLGRSLRSFTPIFDSNGKEVGAAAVGISLDNVNEAVGKSRSNLYIGTIFGVLAGIAGAVFLARYIKKILFGLEPFAIAKLLQERSAVLQSVREGVIAVDQDARITLVNKAAEKLVHKAGLGSEYPIGKDINEYMPTSTLRRVLETGEAELDEVQELKGITLLINRVPVIVDQNIVGAVATFRDKTEISKLAEQLTGVRLYAEALRAQSHEFMNKLHVILGMIHMRHYDELAAYISEIVGHSKDEIGFISRKVKDPVLAGFLIGKLSHAREEGAELFFTSDLYVPEPEDADITHNLITIIGNLIDNSLAAIERSSSKQISIDFDYGDEILTVEVKDSGAGMSDVVQSRIFKKGFSTKGENRGIGLFLVKESLEKLSGEMEISSEEGRGTKVVVYIPYKSKGGIS, encoded by the coding sequence ATGAAAAAAGGAAAATGGAGCCTGCAAGTTACAATCACCATTTTTGTCTGTACCGTTGTGGCTTTTTCGCTTTTGGTCACCAATTTGCTGATTAGCGATACGGTAACGCAAAGTGTGGAAGACAGTCAGGCTGAAAAAGCAGGAAATGTGGCGCGCATGATGGCGCATTCTCCCCTTGTAATTGCTGCTTTAAGTGGAAGGGGAAGTAAACAAGAAGTACAAAGATTTGCAAATGAGATTAAATCGTCTACAAATGTTCAATTCGTTGTCATCATGGATATGGAAGGAATAAGGCTGTCTCATCCGGATTCTGAGATGGTAGGGAAGAAGTTTGTAGGCGGAGATGAACGAGCTGTTCTGCAGGGAAAAGAGTATGTAAGCATTTCCGAGGGCACACTGGGCCGTTCTTTGCGCTCCTTTACTCCAATCTTTGATTCCAACGGAAAGGAAGTAGGAGCAGCAGCAGTTGGTATATCCCTTGATAATGTAAACGAAGCCGTCGGAAAAAGCCGGTCCAATCTATACATAGGAACAATCTTTGGCGTGCTGGCAGGAATTGCGGGAGCGGTATTTTTGGCCAGATACATTAAAAAGATCTTATTTGGGCTTGAACCCTTTGCTATTGCAAAGCTCCTTCAAGAGAGAAGTGCCGTCCTGCAATCTGTCCGTGAAGGAGTAATTGCTGTTGACCAGGATGCTAGAATTACGCTTGTCAATAAAGCGGCGGAAAAGCTTGTTCATAAAGCCGGGCTTGGAAGCGAGTATCCGATTGGCAAAGATATTAATGAATACATGCCCACTTCGACTTTGCGCAGAGTGCTAGAGACCGGAGAGGCAGAGCTTGATGAAGTACAGGAATTAAAAGGAATCACGTTGTTAATCAATCGTGTGCCGGTGATTGTGGATCAAAACATAGTGGGGGCCGTAGCTACTTTTCGGGATAAAACGGAAATCAGCAAGCTTGCAGAGCAGCTGACAGGCGTTCGTTTATATGCCGAAGCGCTGCGGGCTCAATCCCATGAATTCATGAATAAGCTGCATGTTATTCTTGGCATGATTCATATGCGACACTATGATGAACTTGCTGCTTATATAAGCGAAATTGTCGGTCACAGCAAAGATGAGATCGGTTTTATCTCGAGAAAAGTAAAGGACCCAGTATTGGCCGGTTTTTTAATTGGAAAGTTAAGCCATGCAAGAGAAGAAGGGGCAGAGCTTTTCTTTACTTCCGACCTGTATGTGCCTGAACCGGAAGATGCAGATATTACACATAATCTTATTACGATTATCGGAAATTTAATTGATAACTCTCTTGCAGCCATTGAAAGAAGTTCCTCTAAGCAAATCAGCATTGATTTTGATTATGGTGATGAAATTCTGACGGTTGAAGTGAAAGATTCTGGTGCAGGAATGAGTGATGTCGTGCAAAGTCGTATTTTCAAAAAAGGATTTTCAACCAAAGGAGAGAATCGTGGAATTGGTCTCTTTTTAGTAAAGGAAAGTCTAGAAAAGCTAAGCGGCGAAATGGAAATATCTTCAGAAGAAGGACGTGGAACAAAAGTAGTCGTTTATATTCCATATAAAAGCAAAGGTGGCATATCATGA
- a CDS encoding 2-hydroxycarboxylate transporter family protein, translating to MQTLPFPERKEEKKSLWFKINQIKIGVIPLPIYVVLALIIYAASVNHQLPPDMIGGFAVIMVMGILLGDLGMKIPILKSIGGPAILSLLVPSVLVFYNVLNPASMEAVTTLMKTSNFLYLYISILVAGSILGMTRSLLIQGFMRMFIPLTLGTIAAVAAALLTGSLFGYDMKHTFFYIVVPIIGGGIGEGILPLSLGYSQILGGSPESYVSQMIPAAVIGNIIAIVCAGLMKNLGERRPELTGNGVLVKTKGGDQIKEESNFSKTIDFPLMGAGLLVACSFFIFGGLAHEFLGIPGPVLMIVAATLVKCFQLLPAKMEQGSFHLYKFISTSLTWPLMVGLGILFIPLEDVVKIVTPGYIAVCASVVIAMVGTGYITGKFMKMYPVDSAIVTGCHSGLGGTGDVAILSASNRMSLMPFAQVATRLGGASTVILATILMKLLS from the coding sequence TTGCAAACGCTTCCTTTTCCTGAGAGAAAGGAAGAGAAGAAAAGTTTATGGTTTAAGATCAATCAAATAAAGATCGGGGTTATCCCGTTACCTATTTACGTAGTGTTAGCCCTTATCATTTATGCAGCTTCTGTTAATCATCAGCTGCCGCCGGATATGATTGGAGGATTTGCAGTCATTATGGTTATGGGCATACTTCTTGGCGACTTGGGCATGAAAATTCCAATTTTAAAAAGCATCGGAGGGCCAGCTATTCTCTCACTGTTAGTGCCTTCGGTTCTCGTTTTTTATAATGTACTCAATCCTGCTTCAATGGAAGCTGTCACGACGTTAATGAAAACGTCGAACTTCCTATATCTCTATATCTCTATTTTAGTAGCTGGGAGTATTCTTGGAATGACCCGCAGTTTATTAATACAAGGCTTTATGAGGATGTTCATTCCTCTTACACTCGGAACGATTGCTGCGGTTGCAGCAGCGTTATTAACAGGATCTCTGTTTGGATATGATATGAAACATACTTTCTTTTATATTGTTGTTCCGATTATTGGAGGCGGAATCGGAGAGGGAATTTTGCCGCTCTCCCTCGGCTATTCGCAAATTCTCGGAGGATCACCTGAATCCTATGTATCACAAATGATTCCAGCAGCCGTAATCGGAAATATTATCGCCATCGTTTGTGCAGGATTAATGAAAAATTTAGGGGAGCGAAGACCGGAGCTTACGGGGAATGGAGTATTGGTTAAAACAAAGGGCGGAGATCAAATCAAGGAAGAATCGAACTTTTCAAAGACGATTGACTTTCCTCTTATGGGAGCGGGTCTTCTGGTTGCATGCAGTTTCTTTATCTTCGGAGGACTTGCGCATGAATTTCTAGGAATCCCGGGCCCTGTACTGATGATTGTTGCCGCAACCCTGGTTAAATGCTTTCAGCTGCTCCCGGCTAAAATGGAGCAGGGATCATTCCATCTATATAAATTCATTTCGACCAGTTTAACATGGCCTCTTATGGTTGGATTAGGGATTCTTTTCATCCCGCTTGAAGATGTAGTGAAAATTGTAACACCTGGTTATATTGCGGTTTGCGCAAGCGTTGTCATTGCCATGGTAGGAACCGGCTACATCACCGGAAAATTCATGAAGATGTACCCTGTTGACTCAGCGATCGTGACAGGCTGTCACAGCGGCTTAGGCGGAACAGGGGATGTAGCCATCCTTTCTGCTTCCAACCGGATGTCACTAATGCCATTTGCTCAAGTAGCGACAAGACTAGGCGGCGCATCAACGGTTATATTGGCAACGATTTTAATGAAGCTGCTGAGTTAA
- a CDS encoding NADP-dependent malic enzyme, with protein sequence MNELKIREKALKLHQELTGKIEITGKVEIKSAYDLSLAYTPGVAESCRVIAEDREEGYNLTARSNMVAIVTDGTAVLGMGDIGPAAAMPVMEGKSVLFKQFGGVDAFPLCLAEKDPDEIVKIVKALEPTFGGINLEDIAAPRCFEIEERLKKELNIPVFHDDQHGTAIVVFAALINALRLVKKEKQDIKLVLNGAGSAGIAIAKLLLEAGVKDITLVSLEGILCPGEQWMNNIQAKIAEVTNLERKRGTLNDAIKDADVFIGVSGPAALTGSMVKKMNSDAIVLALANPTPEIYPEEALAAGAAVVGTGRSDFPNQVNNVLAFPGIFRGALDVRAADITMDMNLAAAYAIAELVSDPELNPNYIIPHVLDMRVASSVANAVGRAAVAAGAAKAKKLQIVK encoded by the coding sequence ATGAATGAATTAAAAATAAGAGAAAAAGCACTGAAGCTCCACCAAGAGCTTACTGGAAAAATTGAAATTACCGGAAAAGTAGAAATCAAATCGGCTTATGATTTAAGTCTTGCTTATACACCCGGAGTGGCAGAGTCATGCAGAGTCATTGCAGAAGACCGGGAAGAAGGCTACAACCTGACAGCTCGAAGCAACATGGTGGCGATCGTGACGGATGGAACGGCTGTATTAGGAATGGGCGACATTGGTCCGGCTGCTGCGATGCCTGTTATGGAAGGAAAGTCTGTGCTGTTTAAGCAGTTTGGCGGAGTTGATGCATTTCCCCTATGCCTCGCTGAAAAAGACCCGGATGAAATCGTGAAGATTGTTAAGGCGCTAGAACCAACCTTTGGCGGAATAAACCTGGAAGATATTGCTGCACCACGCTGCTTTGAAATTGAAGAACGGCTTAAAAAGGAATTGAATATACCGGTCTTTCACGATGATCAGCATGGAACGGCGATTGTAGTATTTGCAGCACTCATAAACGCTTTACGATTGGTGAAAAAGGAGAAACAGGATATCAAGCTTGTTCTCAACGGAGCGGGTTCAGCTGGAATCGCGATAGCCAAGCTGCTTCTTGAAGCTGGTGTAAAGGACATCACGCTTGTCAGCTTGGAAGGGATCCTTTGCCCAGGTGAACAATGGATGAATAACATTCAAGCAAAAATCGCGGAAGTCACCAATTTGGAAAGAAAGCGCGGAACCCTGAACGATGCCATCAAAGACGCAGATGTGTTCATTGGCGTGTCTGGTCCGGCAGCATTAACCGGGAGCATGGTTAAAAAGATGAACAGCGATGCCATCGTACTGGCACTTGCGAACCCTACTCCGGAAATTTACCCGGAAGAAGCTCTTGCAGCAGGAGCCGCAGTCGTAGGAACTGGCCGCTCAGATTTCCCTAACCAGGTAAATAACGTACTCGCATTCCCGGGGATTTTCCGCGGAGCCCTTGATGTCCGGGCTGCGGATATCACAATGGATATGAATCTGGCTGCTGCGTATGCTATAGCTGAACTTGTCTCCGATCCCGAATTGAACCCAAATTACATCATTCCACATGTCTTGGATATGAGGGTCGCATCAAGCGTTGCGAATGCTGTGGGAAGAGCAGCTGTTGCAGCGGGAGCAGCAAAAGCTAAGAAACTTCAGATTGTGAAATGA
- a CDS encoding DgaE family pyridoxal phosphate-dependent ammonia lyase: MANSLNAKYGLKRVINASGRMSILGVSAPADTVMDAMKQGGQRYVEIADLVDKAGDYAADILGSEAAVIVNSASSGIALSVAALVTKGNRRKSERLHQELIPQNEIIMLKGHNVQYGAPVETMIYLGGGKLVEVGYANEGKAEHVEEAISENTAAILYVKSHHAVQKNMISVEEAWEVAKQNGVPLIVDAAAEEDLQKYVKYSDLAIYSGSKAIEGPTSGIVGGKRTYIEWLKVQLHCIGRSMKVGKETTFGLLQALDEYGVKEDKSEQEKDALQVLMPLKEIQGVNVTIVQDEAGRAIFRARIQIDPEKLNTTAKDVAAGLREGDIAIYTRDYGVRQGYFDIDPRPLQGDDIHVIEAKIRELAEGGK; the protein is encoded by the coding sequence ATGGCGAATTCATTAAATGCTAAATATGGACTGAAGCGAGTGATTAATGCAAGCGGCCGAATGAGTATCCTGGGAGTATCAGCTCCGGCGGATACCGTGATGGATGCGATGAAACAAGGCGGTCAAAGGTATGTAGAGATCGCAGATTTAGTGGATAAAGCCGGTGATTATGCAGCGGATATCCTTGGTTCAGAGGCAGCCGTTATCGTAAACTCTGCATCAAGCGGGATTGCGCTTTCGGTTGCGGCGCTGGTAACAAAAGGGAATCGCCGGAAGAGCGAGCGCCTTCATCAAGAACTCATTCCTCAAAATGAAATCATCATGCTGAAGGGCCACAATGTCCAATACGGAGCACCGGTTGAAACGATGATCTATTTAGGCGGAGGAAAGCTCGTTGAAGTTGGCTATGCCAATGAAGGGAAGGCAGAACATGTTGAAGAGGCCATTTCAGAAAACACAGCAGCCATTCTTTATGTCAAATCGCATCATGCTGTTCAAAAAAACATGATTTCTGTTGAGGAAGCATGGGAGGTTGCCAAGCAAAACGGCGTACCGCTTATTGTGGATGCTGCTGCGGAAGAAGATCTTCAGAAATATGTGAAATACTCGGATCTTGCGATTTACAGCGGTTCAAAGGCGATTGAAGGACCGACTTCCGGAATCGTTGGCGGGAAGAGAACCTACATTGAATGGCTGAAAGTGCAGCTTCATTGTATTGGAAGAAGCATGAAAGTCGGCAAAGAAACGACGTTTGGCCTCCTTCAGGCACTTGATGAGTACGGCGTAAAGGAAGATAAAAGCGAACAAGAAAAAGATGCCTTGCAAGTGTTAATGCCGTTGAAGGAGATTCAAGGAGTCAATGTAACGATTGTACAGGATGAAGCGGGCCGGGCCATTTTCCGAGCACGCATTCAAATAGATCCAGAGAAGTTAAATACTACTGCAAAAGATGTCGCAGCGGGACTGCGTGAAGGGGACATTGCCATCTACACACGTGATTATGGTGTGAGACAAGGCTATTTCGATATCGATCCGCGTCCGCTGCAAGGCGATGATATCCATGTCATTGAAGCAAAAATACGCGAATTAGCAGAAGGGGGAAAATAA
- a CDS encoding ABC transporter permease, with protein sequence MKAYWQLTLTQLRIFLRNRQVLFWTLAFPIFLMIMLGSFLGNGSSMSVTVGVVDQDQSGESNAFVAALKKNKAMELEMEPKEDKAFNEVKKGNLQILIVIPKGYSEELGQESPFKLPVYYDETDTAVSQVGLQLVNGAVDQISKEKADYKPVVVTEAKGIETLNLQYIDFLVPGIVAMMIMSNNMNGVAGQIAAWRERGILRRMQGTTLKASTFIAAQITARLMLNGLQALLVLIIAQLIFGVDVRGSWLTLIAFVILGTLAFMATGFIIAGIAKTPESAAPIAGFLSFPMLFLGGVFFPIKNMPDFLQPIVYVLPISHLSHALREVMNVGASFLELGTETLILGCWVVGAFIVASFTFKWE encoded by the coding sequence ATGAAGGCATATTGGCAATTAACGTTAACCCAGCTGCGTATTTTCCTCCGCAATCGCCAGGTATTATTTTGGACGCTTGCGTTTCCGATTTTTCTTATGATCATGCTCGGGTCGTTTCTCGGGAATGGCAGCAGCATGTCGGTTACGGTTGGAGTCGTCGATCAAGATCAATCAGGTGAATCGAATGCTTTTGTTGCGGCATTAAAGAAAAACAAGGCGATGGAGCTTGAAATGGAGCCGAAGGAGGACAAAGCCTTCAATGAGGTGAAAAAGGGAAATCTGCAAATCTTGATTGTGATTCCAAAAGGGTATAGTGAAGAGCTTGGTCAAGAGTCTCCTTTCAAACTCCCCGTCTATTATGACGAAACAGATACGGCGGTCTCGCAGGTTGGTCTGCAGCTTGTAAACGGAGCGGTTGATCAGATCAGCAAAGAAAAAGCAGATTACAAGCCTGTGGTCGTCACTGAGGCAAAAGGAATAGAAACGCTGAACCTGCAGTATATTGACTTTTTGGTACCCGGAATTGTGGCGATGATGATTATGAGCAACAACATGAACGGGGTAGCCGGGCAAATTGCTGCGTGGAGAGAGCGGGGCATTTTGAGAAGAATGCAGGGAACGACGCTTAAGGCATCCACCTTCATTGCGGCGCAGATAACGGCTCGTCTAATGCTTAATGGCTTGCAGGCACTGCTTGTGCTCATCATTGCCCAGCTGATTTTCGGAGTGGATGTGCGCGGATCCTGGCTGACACTGATCGCATTCGTGATTTTAGGTACTCTTGCCTTTATGGCGACCGGATTTATCATTGCCGGAATTGCAAAAACACCGGAAAGCGCTGCGCCGATCGCAGGATTCCTTTCCTTCCCTATGCTCTTCTTAGGAGGCGTCTTTTTCCCGATTAAAAATATGCCCGACTTTTTGCAGCCGATTGTCTATGTGCTCCCGATTTCCCACTTAAGCCATGCATTAAGGGAAGTCATGAACGTCGGAGCATCCTTTTTGGAACTTGGAACTGAAACCTTAATTTTAGGATGCTGGGTTGTGGGAGCATTTATCGTGGCGAGCTTTACGTTTAAGTGGGAATAA
- a CDS encoding SRPBCC domain-containing protein — MADSMFVNEEILIDASTETIWRVLTETKYVAQWDELPEGYPEGAMRKGSKVVWELPDGGQSITTIINAEPQKELKISLFVSKWEEKVKEGDIAYLYQLEERGRSTRLKIRIGDFSLIKNGRNYHEASVEFAGKAKTVIKELAESQSERPNIRFSPNE, encoded by the coding sequence ATGGCAGATTCTATGTTTGTAAATGAAGAGATCCTTATCGACGCCAGCACAGAAACAATTTGGAGGGTGCTGACAGAAACAAAATATGTAGCACAATGGGATGAACTCCCTGAGGGTTATCCTGAAGGAGCCATGAGGAAGGGAAGCAAGGTGGTCTGGGAGCTTCCTGACGGAGGGCAATCTATCACCACGATCATAAATGCAGAGCCTCAAAAGGAGTTAAAGATTTCACTTTTCGTCTCAAAGTGGGAAGAAAAGGTAAAAGAAGGGGATATAGCTTATCTATATCAGCTTGAGGAGCGGGGCAGGAGCACTCGGCTAAAAATCAGGATCGGTGATTTTTCTTTGATTAAAAACGGCCGGAACTATCATGAGGCTTCTGTTGAATTTGCAGGTAAAGCTAAAACGGTGATTAAGGAATTGGCAGAGAGCCAATCAGAGAGGCCCAATATAAGGTTCTCTCCAAATGAATAA